Proteins encoded together in one Quercus lobata isolate SW786 chromosome 3, ValleyOak3.0 Primary Assembly, whole genome shotgun sequence window:
- the LOC115982389 gene encoding small nuclear ribonucleoprotein Sm D2-like: MSKPMEEDVVKNEEEEFNTGPLSVLMMSVKNNTQVLINCRNNKKLLGRVRAFDRHCNMVLENVREMWTEVPKTGKGKKKAHPVNKDRFISKMFLRGDSVIIVLRNPK; this comes from the exons gTTGTTAAGAATGAGGAAGAGGAATTTAACACTGGACCACTTTCTGTGCTGATGATGAGTGTTAAAAACAACACACAG GTCCTTATTAATTGTCGGAATAACAAAAAGCTGTTGGGTCGTGTCAGAGCATTTGATCGGCACTGCAACATGGTTCTTGAAAATGTCAGGGAAATGTGGACTGAG GTACCAAAAACtgggaaaggaaagaaaaaagccCATCCAGTTAACAAGGACAGATTCATCAGTAAGATGTTTCTTCGTGGAGACTCTGTAATCATTGTTCTTAGGAATCCTAAGTGA